One Triplophysa dalaica isolate WHDGS20190420 chromosome 1, ASM1584641v1, whole genome shotgun sequence DNA segment encodes these proteins:
- the crybgx gene encoding crystallin beta gamma X — MNIFTKVPGLAQQTSKLGSVLQRAFYGSSGRVTLFEQRNFAGRRLDLTSDCHKLSDKNFPDRCNSVQVESGSWVGYEHENFRGRQYLWDMSDRGEYNCSEKWCAQGDHISSVRAVKQDNNPPRAQLFDRAGFSGKKTELHDDIPNLLSRYSLNRITSIRVMGGTWVVYQEPNYRGAHYVLEKKDYNNFSDWGAQNSTVGSIRRVRFN; from the exons CAAGCTGGGGTCTGTGCTCCAACGTGCCTTCTACGGGTCCAGTGGAAGG GTGACCCTTTTCGAGCAGAGGAACTTTGCCGGCCGGCGACTGGACCTGACCTCTGACTGTCATAAGCTCAGTGACAAGAATTTTCCTGACAGATGCAACTCTGTGCAGGTGGAGAGTGGATC ATGGGTGGGTTATGAACATGAGAACTTCAGAGGTCGTCAGTACCTGTGGGACATGTCTGACCGGGGGGAGTACAACTGCTCTGAAAAGTGGTGCGCTCAAGGTGACCACATCTCCTCTGTCCGTGCCGTGAAGCAG GATAATAACCCTCCCCGGGCACAGCTGTTTGATAGGGCAGGTTTCTCTGGCAAGAAGACAGAGCTCCATGATGACATCCCCAACCTGCTGAGTCGATACAGTCTCAACAGAATCACCTCCATCAGAGTAATGGGCGGAAC CTGGGTGGTGTACCAGGAGCCAAACTACAGAGGAGCACACTATGTGCTGGAGAAGAAGGACTACAACAACTTCTCTGACTGGGGTGCTCAAAATAGCACTGTTGGCTCGATTCGCAGAGTCCGTTTTAACTGA